One part of the Bacteroidia bacterium genome encodes these proteins:
- a CDS encoding ankyrin repeat domain-containing protein: MGGDWKEMLLAAEKGDLDLLTYHIKMGADPNYQHPEFLTTPLIESIRFGHLDCAKYLLDNGADPTIKEAFGPHTPLALAKFLKNKEAVKLVTDYLP, translated from the coding sequence ATGGGCGGAGATTGGAAAGAAATGTTGTTAGCAGCAGAAAAGGGCGATTTGGATCTGCTGACCTATCACATCAAAATGGGAGCCGATCCCAATTACCAGCATCCGGAGTTTTTGACTACTCCTTTGATTGAGAGCATCCGTTTTGGTCATCTGGATTGCGCCAAATATTTACTCGACAATGGAGCCGATCCCACGATTAAAGAGGCTTTTGGGCCACATACTCCCCTGGCACTTGCAAAATTTTTGAAAAATAAGGAAGCCGTCAAATTAGTTACTGACTATCTTCCTTAA
- a CDS encoding alpha/beta hydrolase: MKIQYLLSCFLVICLMLGLLSCEEEVPTAEISFDTLPAIFENLDANYAADLSYGAFPENTFDIFLPKVSGPTPLIVFIHGGGFTGGDKDIVYNAASANAARNLPEEIRKYIDAGIAFATINYRLLDDRDQEGVLKPLGDSRRCLQYIRSIAASLNIDKEKIALTGNSAGAGTALWLSFHDDMKETGSDDPVLRESTRVLGAAVTETQASYDLKSWETHVFSDYDLQLEPLVNFDQELEQRFNSFYGISDFADFESPETQAYREEVDMLAWMTADDPEFWVSNTLQPLDTPIDLGQLLHHPYHARELLRKGNSIGLLSYVTYGPFADPGRESLSDYLIRICRE; encoded by the coding sequence ATGAAAATACAATATTTGCTCTCCTGCTTCCTGGTCATTTGCCTGATGTTGGGTCTACTGTCTTGTGAAGAAGAGGTCCCCACAGCTGAAATCAGCTTTGACACATTACCAGCTATATTCGAAAACCTTGATGCCAACTATGCTGCGGATCTTTCCTACGGAGCTTTCCCTGAAAACACCTTCGACATTTTTTTGCCTAAGGTATCAGGACCTACTCCTCTGATCGTATTTATCCATGGAGGAGGCTTTACGGGAGGAGATAAAGATATCGTCTACAATGCAGCCTCTGCAAATGCAGCCAGAAATTTGCCTGAAGAAATCAGAAAGTACATTGATGCGGGTATCGCCTTTGCAACGATCAATTATCGATTGTTAGATGACAGAGATCAGGAGGGGGTCTTGAAACCCCTGGGGGATAGTCGAAGATGCCTTCAGTATATCAGATCGATTGCAGCTAGCCTCAATATTGACAAAGAAAAAATTGCCCTGACAGGGAATTCTGCGGGCGCAGGTACAGCTTTATGGCTTAGCTTTCATGATGACATGAAGGAAACAGGAAGCGATGATCCTGTTTTACGAGAATCTACTCGTGTTTTGGGAGCTGCTGTAACAGAAACCCAGGCAAGCTATGACCTCAAAAGCTGGGAAACCCATGTTTTTTCAGATTATGATCTGCAATTGGAGCCCCTCGTGAATTTCGACCAGGAATTGGAGCAAAGATTTAATTCTTTTTATGGGATTAGCGATTTCGCCGATTTTGAGTCTCCGGAAACCCAGGCTTACCGGGAAGAAGTAGATATGCTGGCTTGGATGACGGCAGATGATCCGGAATTTTGGGTGAGTAATACGCTACAGCCTCTGGATACACCCATAGATTTGGGACAGCTTCTTCATCATCCCTATCACGCTCGCGAACTCCTTCGCAAAGGCAATTCGATAGGCCTCCTAAGTTATGTTACCTACGGACCATTTGCTGATCCGGGAAGGGAATCCCTCTCTGATTACCTGATACGCATTTGCAGGGAGTAA
- a CDS encoding MarR family transcriptional regulator — MSKSSFDIRFQEKNTAAKIVAGLERIAEAFRVLIWERAKKLGLSPIQIQLLIFIAHHEQKLCNVSHLAQEFNLTKPTISDAIRVLAKKGLIKKEASAVDKRAYFILLSEEGKKIVGQTEGFAHSIYEGVEMMEETVQESLFGQISELIQKLNQQGILSVQRNCQSCRFYSKKAEGHYCQLLSLDLADTDLRIDCAEHELFKAE, encoded by the coding sequence ATGAGCAAAAGCAGTTTTGATATACGCTTTCAAGAGAAAAATACAGCAGCCAAGATTGTTGCTGGTTTGGAGAGAATTGCAGAAGCTTTTCGAGTTCTGATTTGGGAGCGGGCGAAAAAACTGGGACTTAGTCCTATACAAATACAGTTGTTGATATTTATCGCTCACCACGAACAGAAACTCTGTAATGTCAGCCACCTGGCACAGGAATTTAACCTGACCAAACCTACAATTAGTGATGCAATCCGGGTACTGGCTAAAAAAGGCCTGATTAAAAAAGAAGCATCAGCGGTAGATAAAAGAGCTTACTTCATTCTTTTAAGTGAGGAGGGGAAAAAAATTGTGGGTCAGACAGAAGGATTTGCACATTCAATCTATGAGGGAGTAGAAATGATGGAAGAAACGGTCCAGGAAAGCCTTTTTGGCCAAATCAGTGAGTTGATCCAAAAACTCAATCAACAAGGAATTCTCAGTGTACAGCGCAATTGCCAGAGTTGCAGGTTTTATAGCAAAAAAGCAGAAGGACATTATTGTCAATTGCTTAGCCTCGATTTGGCTGACACAGACCTTCGGATTGATTGTGCTGAACATGAATTATTTAAAGCAGAATAA